One genomic window of Aethina tumida isolate Nest 87 chromosome 3, icAetTumi1.1, whole genome shotgun sequence includes the following:
- the LOC126265013 gene encoding uncharacterized protein LOC126265013 codes for MHMKVAFYLSLCACWCTINSQKFDTKNCRLDRGCRSNESEDEDGATFYRKTIFENPTYLTLIVILGVFFTLLLLGFLKGLLGLLISKKIGMAGLHMLIDLPRTMYEYQESKLKHRCIIYDVAGWPVHPDTQERSVRVMTKKMEFCLNLVFFLVFPMSQMLNLCSMCCCIETVNEHDEEGKLLEQGNISMDMYHDGDLKEDLDTNYVINILKTSKLSLCQNH; via the coding sequence ATGCATATGAAAGtagcattttatttatcattgtgTGCCTGCTGGTGTActataaattcacaaaaattcGATACAAAAAACTGCCGATTAGACAGAGGGTGTCGATCCAATGAAAGCGAAGATGAAGATGGAGCAACTTTCTATCGTAAGACAATTTTTGAGAATCCCACCTATCTCACGTTGATTGTAATATTGGGTGTATTCTTTACGTTGCTTCTCCTGGGATTCTTAAAAGGATTATTAGGCCTATtgatttcaaagaaaataggTATGGCTGGCCTACATATGTTGATCGACTTACCGAGGACAATGTACGAATATCAGGAGTCAAAATTGAAGCACCGATGTATTATTTATGACGTGGCAGGCTGGCCCGTCCATCCAGACACTCAGGAAAGAAGTGTACGTGTTATGACAAAGAAAATGgagttttgtttgaatttggtGTTCTTCCTGGTGTTTCCAATGTCACAGATGTTGAATTTATGCTCGATGTGCTGCTGCATTGAAACTGTTAATGAGCACGACGAGGAAGGGAAGCTCTTGGAACAAGGAAACATTTCGATGGATATGTATCACGATGGAGATCTGAAAGAAGACCTAGACACAAACTATgtgattaacatattaaagaccagtaaattaagtttatgtCAAAATCATTAA